The window TGGAGTCCATCCCCCAGCTGAAGAAGGGAAGGCTTTTCTCCTGGCTGCCCTCCATGCAAAAGAAGAGAGATAGTTTCACTTCCTCACAGGTTGTGCCACTGCCCAAATACTTGGTGGCTGTCACCAGCAGGTCTCCTCCCCTCGTCTCCTATGTACCTCTCTACTCCCAACTCCAGAAGGGCCAGTCCATGCCCTCTCTGCGTGAGGGCTGGAAGTTAACAGATGAATTGGGCCTTCCTCCACCCATCCCTCATCCCTTAACCCCAGTGGTCCTGTTTGCAGAGAGCAAACCGGAGCTGGTAGGAGACATGGTGGCTGAGGACCTGAAGCAGATAATGAAGAACATGAAATTGGAGTGGACTTGCTACTCAACAATGGACTCAGGTATTCCCCCACTCCTGGGGGCCCTGACCCACCACCCAGCTAGAGCACATCACATGGAAGAACTGCAGAGACTGTTGAATGAGGAAGAAGAAGCCTCTGGGCAGTGGGGTCCCCACCCCTCCAAATCCACTCCACTTCACCCACAGCCAGTGACAGTTACAGTGAAGCTAAGAAATCAGCTTGTGGTCCAGGCAGCTGCTGTACAGGTTTCTGAGAGAAAGTTTTTGGATTCCTTCCAAGTTGAAGGGACTGAAGTTCTATACAACCACCTGGCTGGTGAACTGGAACCCAAACTTATTGAGAAAATGGATATTGATCGCTTTGTTGGTAATAGCATCAGGGAGGTCTACAAGGAGTTGATGAGTCGTGTCTCCACTGACCACTTCTCTTTTGACCAGGGACCTCTGATTGAGCCTTCAGCCAATAAAGACTGCCCAATGTTCCTGTTCTCAGCCTTTCTGTGTCAAGAAAAACAGTATTGTGTCATCAACCCCAAGCTGGCTGGTCTTTATTCCCAAAGAGCAAACACTTCACAGTCCAACCCTTATAGAACACCGTCTTTCACATCAGTCCAAGCAAACAAAGCCCAGAACGGGTTGTCAAACAAGACCTTGGGTATGAATTTGTGGAAACCCACTGTGTCCATGGATGACTATTTCAAGTACCTCACCGACCAGGAGACAGATTTCCTCCATGTCATCTTCCAAACGTATGAAGAAGAGGTTCCTGTGGAGATTGTAACCCCTGTCAGAGAGTCCCTAAAAATTCAGCACCCACCTCCATTACTAGAAGATAAAGAGCCAGACTTCGTGCCAGGAGAGTGGGATTGGAACATTGTGCTGGGGTACACTCTAGAAACTAAGAGTACCAACCTCCTGGGAGAACCTTACAAAATCTTGAGCCTGCAGAAGCGTCTGGAGCGGTTGTGGTCCATGCTTGAGGTTCCTGCCAAGGACCGGCTGGACCTGGCCATCAAATACAGCTCTAATGCCCGTTTGAGGCAGCTGCCTTCATTGGTAAGTGCCTGGGAGCAGGCCCTGCAGTCCATTCAGCTGCGGGAAATACTGCTGCGGAAACTGgagtggtttgagcaagaggcCTCGGACCCCAACCGTTTCTTCCAGAAGACTGGCATGGGTTTGAGTTGTTTCCTGGAGGAGAATAAGATTCGTAACCATCTACACAAAAAGCTCAGTCTAATGGAGGCTCCTTTGGTTTCACTCTTGGAGAAGGTTGAGTTAATCTttggtgagccagtgaccttcaagGGGCGGCGCTACCTAAACAAGATGAAGCATGATAAAGTGGAGATGCTCTATTGGCTGCAGCAGCGGAGGCGGGTGCACCACCTGGTTCGGGCTCAGAAGGCCTCCCACCAGTCAGCCATGTTAAAGAGGCTCAGCAGCCCACCTTTAATAGCCCCTGAGAGTTCTCCCATGCCGAGTGCCCTCAaatccctccctcaccccccaacatCCAGCAACTCACCCAGACCTCTTGACTGCTCTGGAAGAAGAAATATCTGGGAGTGCAGGGCTCAGGAGCGCTGTGCTTCCAACTAACAAGGGACTCAGATTAACACTTTATTTTGACTGTGAAATTCTCATAAATGACTCCCATGCCCAATATTCTCATTTATGTCAAGCTAAGCACAATACAGACAAAATTTCATTTATGAAAAAAACAGATCATCCCTTAGAGTTCACTGTAACTGGAAATACCAGGAAGAGGCAAACCATTACCTTGGGAATAGCTTGTCATTTCATGCTATATTAAATAGGCTGATAGAGCCCCAAATCGAAAGACTCTGGCATAATATTTCAGAGTTAGGGCTCTGGAGTTAGCAGATGTGGGTTAAATCCTGGCTGTGTAAcattgggcaaattacttaactgcTTTGCACCTGGACCATCATATGTCAGGTGAGGGGTTGAGTTCAGGTTGTCACTTCTTCCAGttcttgcataaaatattttttattaaattttgaccAGTTAATACAAGCTCATGGTACAAAGTACACAAGGGTATGTACTGAGAAGTGAGTCTCCTTTTTCATCCTTACCTCTAGTACATCAGTTCCCCTCCCTAGAGGTAACAAGTGGTACCAGTTTCTTGTGtatctttctattttctattcaGCAAACTATTGAGTACTCTACTAGGTATTTTATGCTTGGTTTATATcactgaacaaaacaaagatcCCTACCCTTTGTAGAGTTTACACTCTATTGGGGGAAAATAGACAATAAGCCATAAACGTAGCACCTAAGCACATTGAGTAATAAAATGTTAGCAGGTGATAAGAActgtgggaaaaagaaaaaaagtagggtAAGAGGGGCCCTggtgagcattggcccagtgtatggccctcccgggtttgatccccagtcagcacACCGGAAAAgaaaccatctgattctctccccctccctctcctgcatgcaccctgactggaatccacccagcaacacccccccccccatatttttagcacctgaggttgatgggCTCCAATGgacctatcctcagcacctggagccgtgctctaaccaattgagccacaggccgaggagggggggcagagacaagggggaggaggagagagagagaagcagatggtcacttctcttgtgtgccctgactagggatggaacccaggaggttcatatgctgggctaatgctcaatctactgagccactggctaaggCCACAGCTATTTCTATAGTTTAAATTCCTGGAAGTGGAATTATGTCTAAGCAcaagcatttgttttttgttgtttgttgttgttttgttttgtattagtgagagagagaaggggacagacaggaagagacagacacaaaaggagagagatgaaaagcatcaactcatagttgcagcactttagttgttcatttttgttgttatttatttattttttgtatttttctaacgtgagaagcagggaggcagagagatagactctcacatgtgcctgaccgggatccactcggcatgcctactagggggcgatgctctgcccatctgggttgttgctctgtttcaaccagagccattctagcgcctgagccagaggccatggagccatcctcagtgcccggggcaactttgctccagtggagccttggctgcaggaggggaagagagagacagagagaatggagagggagaagggtggagaagcagatgggtgcttctcctgtgtgccctggccgggaatcaaacccaagacttccatactctgggccaacgctctaccactgagccaactggccaaggccaaaaacagcctttctcaaaatttttttcaccCAAGTTCCCCTTTGAGTGGAGGGACATAAACAAGCCTCTTGGTCAAGTGTGAGGGATTGGGGGACGGAGGAAATAGAGAGAAGCTGCGCCAGCCTGAAAGGAGTAAGAGAAATTtctttaaagtctttttaaaatttatgcaaaATTTGCATTCTACTCCATTATATGTCCATAtttggttgttctttttttttttaagggagctAAGTCATCTTACCAcctaaatatacttttttttaataaattttattttaatggggtgacatcaataaatcagggtacatacattcaaagaaaacatttccaggttatcttgtcatttagttctgttgcatacccatcacccgaagagagattgtcctccgccaccctccatccagttctctctgtacccctccccctccccctctccctccctccctccccccaccccccgtaaccaccccactcctgtccatgcctcttagtctcgcttttatgtcccaccaatgtatggaatcctgcagttcctgtttttttctgattcgcttatttcacccccgcacaatgctaccaagactccaccattccgctgtaagtgatccgatgtcatcatttctcctagctgtaTAGTATGCCATGGTGTATatatgccccatcttcttcatccagtcctctattttttttacagtgattaaaagcctttaagcaaactcttggccaatacagcaagaatccataaaagagtagtgtccttaacaagttcaccaataCAAAAATGATGCTTGAAATTGTTTATCTTTGAAACAAACTTCCTCTTGGGCAGATAtgctatatttaatatttatattttggctTGTCTGCTGACATATTTCTTCATTCTCCAGAAGTTGCACACAACCGAGTTGAGAAACGCTATGGCAGGGGTCAACGTACTATTTCTGTGGAGGATCAGATAGTAAAATACTTTGGACTTTGTGAGCAgtatggtctctgtcacaaggTTCATCTTTGCTTTTGTCATGTGAAAGCAATTACTATAGATAATACACAAGTAAATGGGCAGGGCTGTGttgtaataaaactttatttccaaaGCAGGCAGCTGGCCAGATCTGTCCCTCAGGTTGTAGTTTGCTAACCAATGTGCACCAGCATCAgcccctctttttttaaaaaatattttatttattgatttttagagagaggggagagagagagagagagagagaagggggaggagcaggaagcatcaactcccatatgtgccttgaccaggcaagcccaaggtttcgaaccggcaacctcagtgttccaagctaacacttgggccctggccggttggctcaatgggagaatgttggcctggcatgtggatgtcctgggttcgattccgggttagggcacacaggagaagtgcccatctgcttctgcactccacccccactctcttctctctctctctctctctctcttcccctcctagagccatggctcaattgagcGCATGGGTCCGGGCGCTGAgatggctccacagagcctctgcctcaggtgctaaaaatagctcagttgccaacatgaccccagacaggggtcagagcatcttccccagacagaggttgctgagtggatcctggtcagggcacatgtgggagtctgtttatctcctctcctcttacttggaaaaagaagaagaagaaaaagaattagatATGAGAcatgaaggaaagagaagaatcaaagacACTTTAGGTCTCTGGGGTAACAGTAATGCCATATGCTGAGATGGGAGATTTCTAAAGTGTGCTGGGAATGAAAAACTATGCAGTTTGGCATAATTTTGAGATCAAAGAGTTGATGTCAAGTAGGTGGTGTGAAGCTCAGAGGCCAGAgctctccttttgaatttttagcTGCGTGTAAAGgatatacagttgtccctcaccatattgtggttcacttttcacggtctcactgtattgcggattttaaaattatatatatctaattttgtattgtggatgttttgctatatcatgggattttgcagtatataggtattttaatatatttactattttaattatttttgggtaaaataagcaaaataagtgtgggaaaggttaataacagtgtgggaagggtttataagagtgtggggagggtttaaaatatatataaataataaaataaatataaggttgctatttggtggattttcacctatcccAGGGGGTTCAGGAACCTAACCCCctgcgatagatgagggaccactgtagattagagctgattttttaaaaaattattgatttgagagagagagagagagagagagggcagaggaggagagacacaagaagcatcaacttgtagttgcttctccattagttgttaattgactgcttctcatacatgtcttggcAGGGGATGGCGGGGGGttctcaagctcaagccagcgaccttgggctcaagccgaggagctggtgctcaagctggagacctcagattTTTGAACcccaaacctcagcattccaggtcgacactccatcTACTGTACATCTTCTCTGTTCACACCTCCCTGTCCCAGAGGCTGTGCTTTGGAGGTCAGTGGCTATGTGGGAGGCAAGAGGGCACAGAGAGAGCTTCCCTAACTTCATCTAGGGCTCAGACA is drawn from Saccopteryx leptura isolate mSacLep1 chromosome 1, mSacLep1_pri_phased_curated, whole genome shotgun sequence and contains these coding sequences:
- the CCDC87 gene encoding LOW QUALITY PROTEIN: coiled-coil domain-containing protein 87 (The sequence of the model RefSeq protein was modified relative to this genomic sequence to represent the inferred CDS: inserted 1 base in 1 codon): MEPFKPEPELQQFYHRLLRPLSLFPSRLTRPESQKRHPQEVPMLPSLPISRLTVASVSRQVAKRLARCGMAERIPPEGRLRFTEVILDELKCSWQEPPIEPSLSHLNNQRLRKRVLVYVLLSCEHLFLRYLHLLKTMSTSSYVFTESATLTRLAASLARDCSVFLTNPEVYRGLLADFRALLKAEQAHGNMYKLRPFGPPGAFKTRAPPPPRPHSVRFARVPSSNLNLNYLIQFSRSPEFVSEPGPDPVKELESIPQLKKGRLFSWLPSMQKKRDSFTSSQVVPLPKYLVAVTSRSPPLVSYVPLYSQLQKGQSMPSLREGWKLTDELGLPPPIPHPLTPVVLFAESKPELVGDMVAEDLKQIMKNMKLEWTCYSTMDSGIPPLLGALTHHPARAHHMEELQRLLNEEEEASGQWGPHPSKSTPLHPQPVTVTVKLRNQLVVQAAAVQVSERKFLDSFQVEGTEVLYNHLAGELEPKLIEKMDIDRFVGNSIREVYKELMSRVSTDHFSFDQGPLIEPSANKDCPMFLFSAFLCQEKQYCVINPKLAGLYSQRANTSQSNPYRTPSFTSVQANKAQNGLSNKTLGMNLWKPTVSMDDYFKYLTDQETDFLHVIFQTYEEEVPVEIVTPVRESLKIQHPPPLLEDKEPDFVPGEWDWNIVLGYTLETKSTNLLGEPYKILSLQKRLERLWSMLEVPAKDRLDLAIKYSSNARLRQLPSLVSAWEQALQSIQLREILLRKLEWFEQEASDPNRFFQKTGMGLSCFLEENKIRNHLHKKLSLMEAPLVSLLEKVELIFGEPVTFKGRRYLNKMKHDKVEMLYWLQQRRRVHHLVRAQKASHQSAMLKRLSSPPLIAPESSXHAECPQIPPSPPNIQQLTQTS